One stretch of Desulfatibacillum aliphaticivorans DSM 15576 DNA includes these proteins:
- a CDS encoding pentapeptide repeat-containing protein, translating into MDEKLEKHDAPNNQEDRKTTLEILNSSSARNRTALYSFLSLLVYMLITVGSVTDLMLLIPDSNVTLPLFNVDISLFAFFILAPVFLLALHFSVLYGLTQHAALQLKWRVPEDPCKDCHLVHPFFANFNIRFAPRQVSWHLARAVIVLSVIVFPLALMILIQCTFSKYQSVLMTGWHVICSLASVALVVFYGDKIISLDMHTEEAEKPKWFWGRLKELLAVYEPGTSPWHWLVFIVRMAFFFGIGIFLPILGVVWSVNRFHHDFYMPIWLILILIIGLWGGSLAYPIRIKKPQGRLMKMAQAIAGPALCLGLLGLLWQFICWLLGRLTRLLSGWYISLIEGGNGIEKANKKNLDLKEEHKKLNILLGLIGFFIGMICLNAVLMGATWFGHIDLIKDNRLLFPHLTVRNQLLVAKDAPDEIKAAYIRARAPKDKNENASYEPEYPPPWLGQMRTLSLDNRRLHLADLSDSLLYKAELRKSHLQGANLSGAHLEQADLEEAHLEGSVLEGAHLKGSNLEGAWLEDAYLRDAHLECSVLWDVHFEGANLFSAHLEGTHLEMANLVDTELDFAHFEGANLWSAQLQGISVIGVNFQGADLSEVRGQGAFLRCVCLQGANFSGAQLQGIDLQYQDLEGVNLRRAHLEGAHMQNVRLENAFVDGMFIYGGDWQDSSMGDIMGYPNVSSSDDINEWDEWTIYWLNQTPLSAHKAMKKRLDEAKERIEDFKAQEADNKAKLESLFKQHQASNLESFLEERMKLACKNKYVVIGLLNQYYARSHEKEYEKAIKQLLEYTKQCPDPAIHKALVAEYKQLQREKF; encoded by the coding sequence ATGGATGAAAAACTCGAAAAGCATGATGCGCCGAATAATCAGGAGGACCGAAAAACTACACTGGAAATCCTGAATTCCTCCTCTGCACGCAACCGCACGGCCCTGTATTCCTTCCTGTCGCTGCTGGTCTATATGCTGATTACGGTGGGGAGCGTGACGGACCTCATGCTTCTTATCCCGGACAGCAATGTCACCCTTCCTTTGTTCAATGTGGACATTTCCCTGTTTGCGTTTTTTATCCTGGCGCCTGTCTTTTTATTGGCCTTGCATTTTTCGGTTTTGTACGGGCTTACGCAGCACGCCGCTCTCCAACTAAAATGGAGGGTCCCGGAAGACCCTTGTAAGGATTGCCACCTGGTGCATCCCTTTTTCGCCAATTTCAATATACGTTTTGCCCCCAGACAGGTTAGCTGGCATTTGGCCAGGGCGGTGATTGTCCTGTCCGTCATTGTCTTTCCCCTGGCCTTGATGATCCTTATCCAATGCACCTTTTCCAAGTACCAAAGTGTGTTGATGACAGGCTGGCACGTCATCTGCTCCCTGGCCTCCGTGGCTTTGGTGGTTTTCTATGGGGACAAAATAATCTCCTTGGATATGCACACGGAGGAGGCTGAAAAGCCAAAATGGTTTTGGGGGCGATTAAAAGAACTGCTTGCTGTGTACGAACCAGGGACGTCTCCATGGCATTGGCTGGTTTTTATTGTAAGAATGGCGTTTTTTTTCGGTATAGGCATTTTTCTGCCTATTTTGGGCGTTGTCTGGAGCGTCAACCGATTTCATCACGATTTCTACATGCCTATCTGGTTGATTTTAATTCTAATTATTGGGCTTTGGGGGGGGAGCTTGGCCTATCCCATTAGAATAAAAAAGCCGCAAGGTCGGCTTATGAAAATGGCCCAAGCCATTGCTGGACCGGCCTTATGTCTGGGGCTTTTGGGGCTTTTATGGCAATTTATTTGTTGGCTTTTAGGCAGGCTCACACGCCTCTTATCGGGCTGGTATATCAGCCTGATAGAGGGGGGAAATGGCATAGAAAAAGCTAACAAGAAAAATTTGGATCTTAAAGAAGAACACAAAAAATTAAACATATTGCTTGGCCTGATAGGATTTTTTATCGGCATGATATGCCTGAATGCTGTCTTAATGGGAGCGACATGGTTTGGGCATATCGACCTCATTAAAGACAATCGCTTGCTTTTTCCTCATTTGACCGTGCGGAACCAACTACTTGTAGCCAAGGACGCCCCAGATGAAATCAAAGCGGCGTACATCCGCGCGCGGGCGCCTAAGGATAAAAATGAAAACGCCTCGTATGAACCTGAATATCCCCCGCCCTGGCTTGGTCAAATGCGTACTCTTAGCCTGGACAACCGGCGCCTTCACCTTGCTGATCTTTCGGATTCTTTGTTGTACAAGGCTGAACTAAGAAAGTCTCATCTACAAGGCGCTAATTTAAGCGGCGCCCATCTGGAACAGGCCGATTTGGAAGAAGCCCATCTAGAAGGCTCTGTTTTAGAGGGTGCCCATCTAAAAGGCTCAAATTTGGAGGGGGCATGGTTGGAAGACGCTTATTTAAGGGACGCCCATTTGGAATGCAGTGTTTTATGGGATGTGCATTTTGAAGGAGCAAACTTGTTTTCCGCCCATCTGGAAGGCACCCATCTGGAAATGGCTAATTTGGTTGACACAGAGTTGGATTTCGCACATTTCGAAGGGGCCAATTTATGGTCCGCCCAACTCCAAGGCATTTCTGTGATTGGAGTTAACTTCCAAGGAGCTGACTTATCTGAGGTACGGGGCCAAGGAGCTTTTTTGCGGTGCGTTTGTCTTCAAGGTGCTAACTTTTCGGGCGCCCAACTCCAAGGTATTGATCTTCAGTACCAAGATCTGGAAGGTGTAAATTTGAGGAGGGCACACCTGGAAGGCGCGCATATGCAGAACGTACGCCTCGAAAACGCGTTTGTGGACGGAATGTTCATATATGGGGGCGATTGGCAAGACTCTTCCATGGGCGATATAATGGGATACCCCAATGTCTCATCAAGCGACGATATTAATGAATGGGATGAATGGACCATTTATTGGTTAAATCAAACGCCTTTATCTGCACATAAAGCCATGAAGAAAAGGTTGGATGAAGCTAAGGAACGCATTGAGGATTTCAAAGCTCAAGAGGCTGACAATAAAGCCAAGCTGGAGAGTCTTTTTAAACAACATCAGGCCTCAAACTTGGAAAGTTTCCTTGAGGAACGTATGAAACTGGCGTGCAAGAATAAATACGTGGTAATAGGACTATTGAATCAGTATTATGCCCGTTCTCACGAAAAGGAGTATGAAAAAGCTATAAAACAATTATTGGAATACACCAAACAATGCCCGGACCCAGCCATCCACAAGGCATTGGTTGCTGAGTATAAACAGCTTCAACGGGAAAAGTTTTAA
- a CDS encoding pyruvate formate lyase family protein: MAIHSFNQWYKDLILTAPYEICIERVRYYTQSYRETEGMHPSLRAAKALHLTLSNMSLNILQGEQIIGNRSSKTLGVVIPVERGDVNAILEMELDFLLKRRRQPFSIDPDDRRELEEDILPYWRGKTVRDRKKVLWKENGLNFKPAVDPLSLFKRHKSLDLLKIKKAAKVPGGDAAYALKGMKEILHNNPALVMNVFDVQGHLILGIKNVLSRGFSGIMAQAEKGLAEAKAAGKADDAAFYESVMISCEAAKILADRLARKAEEAASRENDPDRQRELLAAAKRCRHSPWNPPRTFHEAVQAMWLILLGGLVSHGMVGILAVGRLDQYLYPYYKKNVESGRIDQAQAVRLMEELLIKLGSNLMILPYVGKNTGNELGSDSCVPTIGGVDAQGRDAVNPLTYAVLEAFANVKSLGNSFTVRLSQESPPEFWQKALETYRETSGAALFNDEIVTPALQNCGMTLEDARDYGVIGCVEPTGDGDAFGCTSGNDVSLSAALEMALGDGYLRVMGKAIGPKTGNPKKFKTFEQVLEAFKKQVEFMVDTVARAVNLKDRIYMEEYHNPYISCTLKGCLDNARDMTQGGAKYNFGSISGRGMGTAADSLAAIKYFVFDQKTFSMAKILKMLDCNFKGYDKERAMLAHRAPAFGSDDPYADDIAKEVCAFFCKTVASKQTLRGGPFRPSFFSYGVHVLEGLYIGATPNGRLAGTPVSNSLSPTNGSEKQGPTGVLGSVAKLDHSLISNGSSVNIKLMPSMFQGEERLNKMIGLVKGFFASGGMEVQPNVVSNQTLLDAQKHPENYRDLVVRVSGYSAFFTDLGKPIQDEIIQRTEFERL, translated from the coding sequence ATGGCCATTCATTCTTTTAACCAGTGGTACAAAGATCTCATACTGACTGCGCCTTATGAAATCTGCATAGAGCGCGTGCGGTATTACACCCAATCCTACCGGGAAACCGAGGGGATGCATCCTTCGCTGCGGGCCGCCAAGGCCTTGCACCTGACCCTGTCCAACATGAGCCTGAACATCCTGCAAGGCGAGCAGATCATCGGCAATCGATCCAGCAAGACGCTTGGCGTGGTCATCCCGGTGGAAAGGGGCGATGTGAACGCCATCCTGGAAATGGAGCTGGACTTTCTGCTGAAACGCAGACGCCAGCCGTTTTCCATAGACCCGGACGACCGCCGGGAGCTGGAAGAGGACATTTTGCCTTATTGGCGGGGCAAGACCGTGCGGGACCGGAAAAAGGTTTTGTGGAAGGAAAACGGGCTGAATTTCAAACCGGCAGTGGATCCGTTGAGCCTGTTTAAGCGCCATAAAAGCCTGGACTTGTTAAAGATCAAGAAGGCCGCCAAGGTCCCCGGAGGCGACGCTGCTTACGCCCTGAAAGGCATGAAGGAAATCCTGCACAATAATCCGGCCTTGGTCATGAACGTGTTTGACGTGCAAGGGCATTTGATCCTGGGGATTAAGAACGTTTTGAGCCGGGGATTTTCCGGGATTATGGCGCAAGCCGAAAAAGGCCTGGCCGAGGCAAAGGCGGCGGGCAAGGCGGATGATGCGGCTTTTTATGAGTCCGTGATGATCAGTTGCGAAGCGGCGAAAATCCTGGCTGACCGCCTGGCCCGAAAAGCCGAAGAGGCCGCCTCGAGGGAGAACGACCCGGACCGGCAGCGGGAGCTATTGGCTGCGGCCAAACGATGCCGCCATTCCCCTTGGAATCCTCCCCGAACCTTTCACGAGGCGGTGCAGGCCATGTGGCTGATATTGCTGGGCGGGCTGGTTTCCCACGGCATGGTGGGCATTCTGGCTGTCGGGCGGCTGGATCAGTACCTGTATCCCTATTATAAAAAAAACGTTGAAAGCGGACGGATCGATCAGGCCCAGGCCGTGCGGCTCATGGAGGAGTTGCTTATCAAGCTGGGGTCCAACCTCATGATTCTGCCTTATGTGGGCAAGAACACGGGCAACGAACTGGGCTCGGATTCCTGCGTCCCGACAATCGGCGGGGTGGACGCCCAGGGCAGGGACGCGGTCAATCCTCTGACCTATGCGGTCTTGGAGGCCTTTGCAAACGTCAAGTCCCTGGGCAACAGCTTTACGGTGCGCTTGTCCCAGGAGTCGCCCCCGGAGTTCTGGCAAAAGGCCCTGGAGACTTATCGCGAAACGTCCGGCGCCGCTTTGTTTAACGACGAAATCGTGACGCCGGCTTTGCAGAATTGCGGCATGACCCTGGAGGACGCCCGGGATTACGGCGTGATCGGCTGCGTGGAGCCCACGGGCGACGGCGACGCTTTTGGGTGCACCTCGGGCAATGATGTGTCGCTTTCCGCCGCCCTGGAAATGGCCTTGGGCGACGGCTATCTGCGGGTGATGGGCAAGGCCATCGGCCCCAAAACAGGCAATCCCAAAAAATTCAAGACATTCGAGCAGGTTTTGGAGGCCTTTAAAAAGCAGGTCGAGTTTATGGTCGATACCGTGGCCCGGGCCGTCAACCTGAAGGATCGGATCTATATGGAGGAGTACCATAATCCCTATATTTCCTGCACCTTAAAAGGATGCCTGGACAACGCCCGGGACATGACCCAGGGCGGCGCGAAATACAATTTCGGGTCCATCAGCGGCCGCGGCATGGGAACCGCGGCGGACTCCCTGGCCGCCATCAAGTATTTTGTGTTCGATCAAAAGACCTTCTCCATGGCCAAAATCCTGAAAATGCTGGATTGCAATTTCAAGGGGTACGACAAGGAGCGCGCCATGCTCGCCCATCGGGCGCCCGCCTTCGGCTCGGACGATCCTTACGCCGACGACATCGCCAAAGAGGTGTGCGCGTTTTTCTGTAAGACCGTGGCTTCCAAGCAGACGCTCCGGGGAGGCCCCTTCCGGCCCAGCTTTTTCTCCTACGGCGTGCACGTCCTGGAGGGATTGTACATCGGCGCCACGCCCAACGGCAGGCTGGCGGGAACCCCGGTGTCAAACAGCCTGTCCCCCACCAACGGGTCGGAAAAGCAAGGCCCCACCGGGGTGCTGGGCTCGGTGGCCAAGCTGGATCACAGCCTGATTTCCAACGGAAGCTCGGTGAATATCAAGCTCATGCCGTCCATGTTCCAGGGCGAGGAACGCCTTAATAAAATGATCGGCCTGGTCAAAGGCTTTTTCGCATCAGGCGGTATGGAAGTGCAGCCCAACGTGGTTTCCAACCAAACCCTGTTGGACGCCCAAAAACATCCTGAAAATTATCGGGACTTGGTCGTCCGCGTGTCCGGATACTCCGCCTTTTTCACCGATCTCGGCAAACCCATCCAGGACGAGATTATCCAACGGACGGAGTTTGAAAGGCTATGA
- a CDS encoding V4R domain-containing protein: MDRKSLQIRVLLGAVEFLEKHPLLVKAFLKPAANAPFISSKLMVLFRAYMGATAFEIHDVDMSRGRIGIGGVEEIMAGAKIVELLHHTLDEWLSPADKKQTLYEMGIKLCSWEVTQALEGGRWAPAVLVPLIAHAEIFDEIRTDPIMARFFSKTMDMMSRLITDEGGWGHLEFDFDKDPMTVTLHHSQEAAWLGPSSEPVCHFYAGIVAGYAGTISGETVHVTERECAACGAPACVFELHRNK, translated from the coding sequence ATGGATAGAAAATCGTTGCAAATTAGGGTCTTATTAGGGGCCGTCGAGTTTCTGGAAAAGCATCCGCTATTGGTAAAAGCCTTTCTCAAGCCCGCTGCCAACGCTCCTTTCATTTCGTCAAAGTTGATGGTTTTGTTCCGGGCGTACATGGGCGCCACGGCCTTTGAAATCCACGACGTGGACATGAGCCGGGGCCGCATCGGCATTGGCGGGGTGGAGGAAATCATGGCCGGCGCCAAGATCGTCGAGCTTCTGCACCACACCCTGGACGAATGGCTTTCCCCTGCCGACAAAAAACAAACCCTGTATGAAATGGGAATCAAGCTCTGCTCTTGGGAGGTCACCCAGGCCCTGGAAGGCGGCAGGTGGGCGCCGGCGGTGCTGGTCCCATTGATCGCTCATGCCGAAATTTTCGACGAAATCCGAACGGATCCTATAATGGCCCGGTTTTTTTCAAAAACCATGGATATGATGTCGCGTCTGATAACCGACGAAGGCGGCTGGGGACATCTGGAGTTCGATTTTGACAAAGATCCCATGACCGTCACCTTGCATCATTCCCAGGAAGCGGCCTGGCTGGGGCCTTCGAGCGAGCCGGTCTGCCATTTTTACGCAGGCATCGTGGCAGGCTACGCCGGCACAATCTCCGGCGAAACCGTGCATGTGACCGAAAGGGAATGCGCCGCCTGCGGCGCCCCCGCCTGCGTGTTTGAACTGCATAGAAACAAATGA
- a CDS encoding FadR/GntR family transcriptional regulator has protein sequence MPFDPIRKKYQDQQSAPALFKPLEKTLRTSQVLAGEIRKYIVQGRIKPGQSLPSERDMAESFQVTRTVVREAVRSLEQLRLVSVRQGGKIRVLDYLASAGIEFAADLLLGSDEEPSEMMKDIADAWWVIGRAMMFYAVENFKSEDLDDLLEAVLAYIRESDKKRGDYKRLQGLDYEVQNRLMRSTGNRAMILLHNSMRHVYSHVADLFTPIVQNSEHIAGNYTRLMYHLSKKDVKGAKKVFESYFNHGREALRRGDGNFWEV, from the coding sequence ATGCCATTCGACCCCATCAGAAAAAAATACCAGGACCAACAAAGCGCCCCCGCCTTGTTCAAGCCCCTGGAAAAAACCCTCCGCACCTCCCAGGTGCTGGCCGGGGAAATCCGGAAATATATCGTCCAGGGCAGAATCAAGCCCGGCCAAAGCCTGCCGTCAGAACGGGATATGGCCGAATCCTTTCAGGTTACACGCACGGTGGTCAGGGAGGCGGTGCGGTCTTTGGAGCAGTTGCGGCTGGTTTCGGTGCGCCAGGGCGGCAAGATCAGGGTGCTGGATTATCTTGCCAGCGCGGGCATCGAATTCGCGGCGGACCTGTTGTTGGGTTCGGATGAAGAACCTTCGGAAATGATGAAGGATATCGCCGATGCGTGGTGGGTGATTGGCCGGGCCATGATGTTCTACGCCGTGGAAAATTTCAAAAGCGAGGACCTGGACGATCTGCTGGAGGCGGTCCTGGCGTATATCCGGGAGTCCGATAAAAAGCGCGGCGATTACAAGCGCTTGCAAGGCCTGGATTATGAGGTGCAAAACCGCCTCATGCGGTCCACGGGCAACCGGGCCATGATTCTTCTGCATAATTCCATGCGCCATGTGTACTCCCACGTGGCCGATCTTTTTACGCCCATTGTGCAAAATTCGGAGCATATTGCAGGCAACTACACCCGGCTGATGTATCACTTGTCCAAGAAGGACGTGAAAGGGGCGAAAAAGGTGTTTGAGTCTTATTTCAACCACGGCAGGGAAGCCCTGCGCCGCGGCGACGGTAATTTTTGGGAGGTTTAA
- a CDS encoding two-component system sensor histidine kinase NtrB: protein MKNHSDEDAKQIQSLLGFGEFSARKSYYPELQKRIEELEDLQSLLSGIINSMPSALIALDAQGRITQWNVEAERLSGLSFSQALGMPAVEALPLFKEHRDWVQKAVQESAVSKKERIKSGDQERLKYYDVTIYPLVQDQVKGSVIRVDDVSEKVRIEEIIIQSEKMQSIGGLAAGMAHEINNPLAGILHNAQIIAFRLSKELRKNHEIAAQCGVTMDLINDYANRRSIMDKIRDIQTSGERAADIVSNMLSFSRKTEVEFESQDLHVLLDHTIELASKDYDLKKKYDFRQIRMTRDYAPNLPYLYCVGGQIQQVVLNLLINIAQAMNENKEQERSPQITLRTALEPDMIRIEVEDNGPGMTPFVKKRIFEPFFTTKRPGKGTGLGLAVSYFIVTKTHHGTMHVESTPGQGATFIIRLPLAQSE, encoded by the coding sequence ATGAAGAATCACTCTGATGAGGACGCAAAACAGATCCAGAGCCTGCTGGGCTTTGGCGAGTTTTCCGCCCGAAAGAGTTATTACCCGGAACTGCAAAAAAGAATCGAGGAACTGGAAGACCTCCAAAGCCTCCTTTCCGGCATTATCAATTCCATGCCCTCGGCCCTCATCGCCCTGGACGCCCAGGGCCGGATCACCCAATGGAACGTCGAAGCCGAACGCTTGTCCGGCCTGAGTTTTTCCCAGGCCCTGGGAATGCCGGCCGTCGAGGCCCTCCCCCTGTTTAAGGAACACAGGGATTGGGTCCAAAAAGCCGTGCAGGAATCCGCCGTCAGCAAAAAGGAACGGATCAAAAGCGGAGACCAGGAACGCCTTAAATATTATGACGTGACCATTTATCCCCTTGTTCAGGATCAAGTCAAAGGCTCGGTCATCCGGGTGGATGACGTCAGCGAAAAGGTCCGCATCGAAGAAATCATAATCCAGTCCGAAAAGATGCAGTCCATCGGCGGATTGGCCGCCGGCATGGCCCACGAAATCAACAACCCGTTGGCCGGCATCCTTCACAACGCCCAGATCATAGCCTTCAGGCTGAGCAAGGAACTGCGGAAAAATCATGAGATCGCCGCCCAATGCGGCGTCACCATGGACCTCATTAACGATTATGCAAACCGAAGAAGCATCATGGATAAAATCCGCGACATCCAAACCTCGGGGGAGCGCGCCGCTGACATCGTCTCCAACATGCTCAGCTTCAGCCGTAAAACCGAGGTTGAATTCGAGTCCCAGGACCTTCACGTCCTTTTGGATCACACCATCGAACTGGCTTCCAAGGATTACGACCTGAAAAAAAAGTACGACTTCCGCCAAATCCGCATGACCAGAGACTACGCGCCCAACCTGCCTTATCTCTATTGCGTGGGAGGGCAGATCCAGCAGGTGGTCCTCAATCTGCTCATCAACATCGCTCAGGCCATGAACGAGAACAAGGAGCAGGAGCGGTCGCCCCAGATCACCCTCCGAACCGCCCTGGAGCCGGATATGATCCGCATCGAGGTGGAGGACAACGGACCGGGCATGACCCCCTTTGTGAAAAAACGGATCTTCGAACCTTTTTTCACCACAAAACGCCCCGGCAAAGGCACCGGTCTCGGCCTGGCCGTTTCGTACTTCATCGTCACCAAAACCCATCACGGAACCATGCACGTGGAATCCACCCCAGGCCAGGGCGCCACCTTCATCATCCGCCTTCCCCTGGCTCAATCCGAATGA
- the ercA gene encoding alcohol dehydrogenase-like regulatory protein ErcA, whose amino-acid sequence MELDVLNLRKFVAPEIVFGNGSRKLAGRYARLYGAGKVFLVTDPGVIETGWVKDVIASLEAAGLSYVMFSDVSPNPRTFQVMQGAEEYLANKCNLIVSVGGGSPMDCAKAIGIVATNGKHIVEFEGVDMIPVPAPPLILIPTTAGSSADVSQFCILSDQDRLLKMAIVSKTLVPDVALIDPETTYSMDAYLTACTGVDALVHAIEAFVSKGSGPLTDPHALGAINLIGEHLPGLVNNLQDVELREKVMLASLKAGLAFSNAILGAVHAMSHSLGGRLDLPHGECNALLLGQVMEYNFPYVEDKFKVIAEHLGIDVRGMAAGDVKKSLLKKVRDLKKEVGIAKRLGDTGVKTADIPSLAANAIKDACMATNPAKANQRDIEVIYEESL is encoded by the coding sequence ATGGAACTCGATGTTTTGAATCTCAGAAAGTTTGTGGCCCCCGAAATCGTGTTTGGAAACGGCTCCCGCAAGTTGGCGGGCCGGTACGCCAGGCTTTACGGGGCGGGCAAGGTGTTTCTGGTTACGGATCCCGGGGTTATAGAAACAGGCTGGGTCAAGGACGTCATAGCCAGCCTGGAGGCTGCCGGACTTTCCTATGTCATGTTTTCGGACGTATCCCCCAATCCCCGAACCTTTCAGGTCATGCAGGGGGCGGAGGAGTATCTGGCCAACAAGTGCAACCTCATCGTATCCGTGGGAGGCGGCAGCCCCATGGACTGCGCCAAAGCCATCGGAATCGTGGCCACCAACGGCAAGCATATCGTGGAGTTCGAAGGCGTGGACATGATTCCCGTGCCGGCGCCTCCGCTGATTCTCATTCCGACCACGGCGGGAAGCTCCGCCGACGTATCCCAGTTTTGCATTTTGTCAGACCAGGACAGACTGTTGAAAATGGCTATTGTCAGCAAAACCTTGGTCCCTGACGTGGCCCTGATAGACCCTGAAACCACTTATTCCATGGACGCGTACCTGACCGCCTGCACCGGGGTGGATGCTTTGGTTCACGCCATCGAGGCCTTTGTCTCCAAGGGCAGCGGCCCCTTGACCGATCCCCACGCCCTGGGCGCCATTAATCTTATCGGGGAGCATTTGCCCGGCCTTGTCAACAATCTGCAAGACGTGGAACTGCGTGAAAAAGTCATGCTGGCCAGCTTGAAGGCGGGCCTGGCCTTTTCCAACGCCATCCTGGGCGCGGTCCACGCCATGTCCCACAGCCTGGGCGGCAGGCTGGACCTGCCCCACGGGGAGTGCAACGCCCTCTTGTTGGGTCAGGTTATGGAATACAATTTTCCCTATGTCGAAGATAAATTCAAGGTCATCGCCGAGCATTTGGGAATCGACGTGCGCGGCATGGCAGCCGGAGACGTGAAAAAATCTCTGTTAAAAAAGGTGCGGGACCTGAAAAAGGAGGTGGGAATCGCCAAACGCCTGGGGGACACCGGCGTCAAAACCGCGGACATCCCTTCTTTGGCGGCTAACGCGATCAAGGACGCCTGCATGGCGACCAACCCGGCAAAAGCGAACCAGCGGGATATTGAGGTAATTTATGAAGAATCACTCTGA
- a CDS encoding IS4 family transposase, with amino-acid sequence MSHHSTILSQLLQSIDRHDFNRIEKQGFLPGRSYRKLTRWGQFVAMTFSHLTQRTSLRDLEGQFDAHSSKLYHAGAAPVKRSTLADANNQRPAEFFEEVFYHVAAKCQSYAPKHKFRFKNPLYSMDSSVVDLCLNLFPWAKHRSTKAGIKIHTVLDHSGYIPAFVRITDAKTSDIEIARTLSLPKGSILVEDRAYVDFTWFKNWHENKQFFVTRLKKNIKYKVLERRDVPQNKRITSDQIIKLTGKKAADCPNLRRVGYWDETTKKHYVYLTNLTKLSARTIADIYKDRWQIELFFKWIKQNLRIKSFLGNSRNAVLTQIWTAMISMLILAYYKWRAKIGATLTEMLKLLQLTLMERRNLYELFEPPDPGETPSTQNQLPLNFSIF; translated from the coding sequence ATGAGTCATCATAGCACAATCCTCTCCCAACTGCTACAATCGATTGATAGACATGATTTTAACCGCATCGAAAAACAGGGCTTCCTTCCCGGCCGTTCTTATCGCAAGCTCACACGGTGGGGGCAATTTGTAGCCATGACTTTCTCTCATCTCACCCAAAGGACCAGTCTCAGAGACCTGGAAGGCCAGTTTGACGCCCATTCCTCCAAGCTCTACCATGCGGGAGCCGCACCGGTGAAGCGCTCCACGCTGGCAGACGCCAATAACCAGCGCCCCGCCGAGTTTTTTGAGGAGGTTTTTTACCACGTGGCGGCCAAATGCCAAAGCTATGCTCCTAAACACAAGTTTCGCTTTAAAAACCCGTTGTATTCCATGGACTCTTCCGTCGTGGATTTATGCCTGAACCTTTTTCCCTGGGCCAAGCACCGGTCCACCAAGGCGGGGATCAAAATCCATACGGTTTTAGACCACAGCGGCTATATCCCGGCCTTTGTCCGGATCACGGACGCCAAAACCTCGGATATTGAAATCGCCCGCACCTTATCGTTGCCCAAAGGCTCCATTCTGGTCGAGGACAGGGCTTATGTGGATTTCACTTGGTTCAAAAACTGGCACGAGAACAAACAGTTTTTCGTGACCCGCCTCAAAAAGAACATCAAATACAAAGTGCTTGAACGCCGGGATGTCCCGCAAAACAAAAGGATTACATCGGACCAGATCATTAAGCTGACAGGTAAAAAGGCTGCGGATTGCCCGAACCTTCGCCGTGTGGGCTATTGGGATGAAACCACCAAAAAGCATTACGTTTACCTGACCAACTTAACCAAACTGAGCGCCCGTACCATTGCTGATATTTACAAGGATCGGTGGCAGATTGAGCTGTTTTTCAAGTGGATCAAACAGAATCTGAGAATCAAATCCTTTTTGGGCAATAGCCGAAACGCCGTTCTAACCCAAATTTGGACGGCCATGATCTCGATGCTGATCCTGGCCTATTACAAATGGCGGGCAAAGATAGGAGCAACCCTAACTGAGATGCTCAAACTCCTACAACTTACGCTCATGGAGCGGAGAAATCTCTACGAACTCTTCGAACCGCCAGATCCAGGGGAAACACCCAGTACTCAGAACCAATTACCCTTGAATTTCAGTATCTTTTAA